A segment of the Lycium barbarum isolate Lr01 chromosome 7, ASM1917538v2, whole genome shotgun sequence genome:
TAAGAGCTTTCTTTTCCAATTCTGCAGCTTGTTCTTCACTTTCTTGATAAGATCATTATAAAACACTTTCTTTCTTCTAGAATGAAAGATAGGACAGCCTAGATACTTTAATGGAAATGAATCTCTTGAGAATCCAGTCACTTGTTCCACTTGCTGAATTAAATTGGTTGCCACCTTGTGAAACATATGGAAAGCACTTTTTTCTTTATTGATCAACTGGCCTGATACCTCCTCATACTGCTTCAACACAAACATCGCCTTCTGAAGGGATTCCTTTTCTGCTGATGTGAAGATTATAGTATCATCAGCATATGAAAGATGATTAATATTGTGACTCCACTAAGGCATCCCATACCCAACATAGTTAGAATCATCAAACAAAGCATTTAATGATCTAGATAAAACTtctgctgaaatgataaaaagagCAAATGATAGTGGATCACCCTGCTTAGCTCCTCTAGTTGAATGGAAAAATCCAGTTGTCTGCCCATTGAACAATAtagaataccagttatttgccACCAACCTCCAAATTTAATCAATGAACTGCTAAGCAAAACCCATCTTATGCAGTACTTTAGTGACAAAATTCTAGGACACTCTATCATAGGCTTTTTCCATATCCAACTTAATGACAACATTTGCAGGTTTACCCCTCTTGCTGATGTCTGTCTTAATTTCTTGTGATAATAACACATTTTCAATGATGCTCTTTCCCTTGACAAAACCAGCCTGATTACTAGAGATAAATGATGGCAATACATTCTCTAGCCTGTAATGCACTACTCTAGAAATGATCTTGTTTATAAAGTTACTCAGACTTATAGGTCTGAGATCTGAGTAAGTTTGCACAATGTCCGTTTTAGGGAGTAGTACCAGATTTGTATGAGTAATGGATTTGGGAAGAGTTTGCCCCTTAAAGAATTCTAATACCAATTTGTACACATCAGCCCCTATGATATTCCAACATGACTGGTAGAACTTCCCAGAGAAACCATCAAGACCACTTGCACTTGTACCATTGAGGTTGAACACTGCTTGCTTGATTTCCTCTAAACTTGGCATCTTACACAACTCAATGTTAGTCTGCTGATCAATCAGATTAGGAACATTATCAAGTAAAGTGCTTTGTGAGTTCTCTTCCTCCTGTGAAAATTGAGTCTGATAAAAATTAACAGCCTCAGCAGCCATTTGAGTTTCATCCTCTAACCAGGTACCATCACTTCCTTGAATCTTGTTAATCATATACTTTTTTCTTCTACCCTTGACTAGATTATGAAAAAACCTCGTATTCCTGTCACCTTCAGCAAACCAATCTACACCTGCTTTTTGCCTCCAATATTCCTTCTTAAAATTCAAATATGTTTTATATTC
Coding sequences within it:
- the LOC132601519 gene encoding uncharacterized protein LOC132601519; protein product: MKEELFEEVPSPSNRCVLQCAQAEYKTYLNFKKEYWRQKAGVDWFAEGDRNTRFFHNLVKGRRKKYMINKIQGSDGTWLEDETQMAAEAVNFYQTQFSQEEENSQSTLLDNVPNLIDQQTNIELCKMPSLEEIKQAVFNLNGTSASGLDGFSGKFYQSCWNIIGADVYKLVLEFFKGQTLPKSITHTNLVLLPKTDIVQTYSDLRPISLSNFINKIISRVVHYRLENVLPSFISSNQAGFVKGKSIIENVLLSQEIKTDISKRGKPANVVIKLDMEKAYDRTTGFFHSTRGAKQGDPLSFALFIISAEWSHNINHLSYADDTIIFTSAEKESLQKAMFVLKQYEEVSGQLINKEKSAFHMFHKVATNLIQQVEQVTGFSRDSFPLKYLGFVPTKYTINELHKIFARFFWSNKEKGRSKHWVSWGKICLPKEEGGFAFRSRYDVSKALFAKLWWKFRTENTMWETFMWNKYCKKHRSTEVQWRGGSQIWKRMLEARELVDQHIWWEPRSGECNVWQDNWTKLGCLKHIMPLQDDIAELNVFMTDARWDFQKLQAVFPLDIVNHISSDLGSGERCDEKDNPWWMLTADSKFSVKSAWNTLRQHSQYSVYFKRLWSKGVPVDDVFKRMHISIVSKCRCCGEFAMSLVILQCSSWCHRSFSASSSSSSEMMEYAGFSYNHNYLSGCSSLHLLADLEKKEYNHAWW